In Pseudofrankia saprophytica, one genomic interval encodes:
- the sigJ gene encoding RNA polymerase sigma factor SigJ encodes MADSAGVADSAETSGPESPEGPEGPEGPDPVRLFERHRGRLLAVAYRVLGRTGDAEDVVQDAWLRWSMTDVAKVADPEAYLVRIATRLAIDRLRSAQARHESYVGPWLPEPMLTSPDVAEDVALADSVSTALLLVLEALSPIERAVFVLREAFGYPYGEIAEIVGRTEATARQTARHAREHVEARHTRYDADRATRTVVTERFLDAATGGDLQALMAVLAPDVELVSDGGGLAPAPRKAIHGLELVARALATFAGRMPPEPSVELVTLNGGPGIVVRSGQTPVAAIALHLVDGLVKTIHLVSNPEKLTGLRQG; translated from the coding sequence ATGGCCGACAGCGCCGGCGTCGCGGACTCCGCCGAGACCTCCGGGCCCGAGTCGCCGGAGGGGCCGGAGGGGCCGGAGGGGCCGGACCCGGTCCGGTTGTTCGAGCGGCACCGGGGCCGTCTGCTTGCCGTCGCGTACCGGGTGCTCGGCCGGACCGGCGACGCCGAGGACGTGGTGCAGGACGCCTGGCTGCGGTGGAGCATGACCGACGTCGCGAAGGTCGCGGACCCCGAGGCCTACCTGGTGCGGATCGCGACCCGGCTGGCGATCGACAGGCTGCGCAGCGCCCAGGCACGCCACGAGTCCTACGTCGGCCCGTGGCTGCCCGAACCGATGCTCACCAGCCCGGACGTTGCCGAGGACGTCGCGCTGGCTGACTCGGTGTCGACCGCGCTGCTGCTCGTGTTGGAGGCGCTGTCACCGATCGAGCGGGCGGTCTTCGTCCTGCGGGAGGCGTTCGGCTACCCGTACGGCGAGATCGCCGAGATCGTCGGCCGAACCGAGGCGACGGCCCGCCAGACCGCGCGGCACGCCCGCGAACACGTCGAGGCTCGGCATACCCGCTACGACGCCGACCGAGCCACCCGAACGGTCGTGACCGAGCGGTTCCTGGACGCGGCCACCGGCGGTGACCTCCAGGCGCTCATGGCCGTGCTGGCGCCCGACGTCGAGCTGGTCAGCGACGGTGGCGGGCTCGCGCCGGCGCCGCGCAAGGCGATCCATGGCCTGGAGCTGGTGGCTCGGGCGCTGGCCACCTTCGCCGGCCGGATGCCGCCCGAGCCGAGCGTCGAGCTCGTGACGCTCAACGGCGGCCCCGGCATCGTGGTCCGGTCCGGGCAGACGCCGGTGGCGGCCATCGCCCTGCACCTCGTGGATGGTCTGGTGAAGACCATCCATCTGGTCAGCAATCCGGAGAAGCTGACCGGGCTGCGGCAGGGGTGA
- a CDS encoding NAD(P)/FAD-dependent oxidoreductase, whose translation MSQSHEMSQSPENRTVGGEPGGTRILVLGGGYAGVLAAVRVARRTRRRGGRVTLVNPSDRFVERLRLHQLSTGQQLADHRLPDLLAGSGVAFVQGVAVGLDRTARTVDVDTEDGRRQLGYDILVYALGSVTDTGAVPGAADHAYTLAGPAAARLADRLTEVDAAAGRVAVVGAGLTGVEAATEIAETFPGLRVTLLSRDEPGPMMGDAARAYLNRGLDRLGVEVRSGVDVTKVLPTGIEVAGDLEPVPADAVVWTVGVRALPLAEQAGLAVDGQGRILVDETLRSESDPAIYAVGDAAAVRQPWGMIHGTCQSGMPTGARAADNIGRRLRGRRPKPFRFGYIHQPVSLGRRDAVIQFTHADDSPGRWYLKGRAAVRYKELVSGSPPALFRLSRWLNVPVLMLAPGGAPLRRRRAR comes from the coding sequence ATGTCTCAGTCACACGAGATGTCCCAGTCACCTGAGAACCGCACCGTGGGCGGCGAGCCGGGCGGAACCCGCATCCTGGTGCTGGGCGGCGGCTACGCCGGCGTGCTGGCCGCTGTGCGGGTGGCCCGGCGGACTCGACGCCGTGGCGGCCGGGTAACCCTGGTGAACCCGTCCGACCGGTTCGTAGAGCGGCTACGGCTGCACCAGTTGTCCACCGGCCAACAGCTCGCCGACCACCGGCTGCCGGATCTGCTCGCCGGTTCGGGCGTCGCGTTCGTCCAGGGCGTGGCCGTCGGGCTGGACCGGACCGCGCGCACCGTGGACGTCGACACCGAGGACGGCCGCCGGCAGCTTGGTTACGACATCCTCGTGTACGCGCTGGGAAGCGTCACCGACACCGGCGCCGTGCCGGGCGCGGCCGACCACGCCTACACACTGGCGGGCCCGGCGGCGGCCCGGCTGGCGGACCGGCTCACCGAGGTCGACGCGGCGGCCGGCCGGGTCGCCGTGGTCGGCGCCGGCCTCACCGGGGTCGAGGCGGCCACCGAGATCGCCGAGACGTTCCCCGGCCTGCGCGTCACCCTGCTCAGCAGAGACGAGCCCGGCCCGATGATGGGCGACGCCGCGCGGGCGTACCTGAACCGGGGGCTCGACCGGCTCGGCGTCGAGGTGCGTTCCGGAGTGGACGTCACGAAGGTCCTGCCCACGGGGATCGAGGTCGCTGGTGACCTGGAACCGGTGCCGGCGGACGCCGTGGTGTGGACCGTCGGCGTCCGGGCGCTGCCGCTGGCCGAGCAGGCCGGCCTCGCGGTCGACGGCCAGGGCAGGATCCTCGTCGACGAGACGCTGCGGTCCGAGTCGGATCCGGCGATCTACGCCGTCGGCGACGCGGCCGCGGTGCGCCAGCCCTGGGGAATGATCCACGGCACCTGCCAGAGCGGGATGCCGACGGGCGCGCGCGCCGCCGACAACATTGGGCGCCGGCTGCGGGGCCGCCGGCCGAAGCCGTTCCGGTTCGGCTACATCCACCAGCCGGTGAGCCTGGGCCGCCGGGACGCGGTCATCCAGTTCACCCACGCCGACGACAGCCCTGGCCGCTGGTACCTCAAGGGCCGCGCGGCCGTTCGGTACAAGGAGCTGGTCAGCGGCAGCCCGCCCGCGCTCTTCCGGCTCTCCCGCTGGCTCAACGTGCCGGTGCTGATGCTGGCGCCGGGCGGCGCCCCGCTGCGCCGCCGCCGCGCTCGATGA
- a CDS encoding serine/threonine protein kinase has protein sequence MLAGAACVVVLIVGISVLAWAPWGSGREAQAGPAGGGQPGRGKDGAATGPDGSSIPKSGKSDDRARSADDGAAQGAGERGPAGQGIGAADPVAGGDAGTGGVSGAGGTSADVGTKPGSGSGSGSGAGSSGATSGTSTGTGSGSTGSSAGTTAARTTAPAASGSSTAKKNPYTAAQVCGSGYSEIDSHTLTSGSTTAKIVLMYNGGTNCVVTLKSGAGVGAAQSMAAWVQAQNGSSKVTDSGSYQYYAGPTKVSAKAICVKWGGSLGSVSWSSDWSHCG, from the coding sequence GTGCTCGCCGGCGCCGCCTGCGTGGTGGTGCTGATCGTTGGGATCTCGGTGCTGGCGTGGGCGCCCTGGGGCTCGGGCCGCGAGGCACAGGCCGGCCCGGCCGGCGGCGGCCAGCCCGGTCGCGGCAAGGACGGCGCGGCAACCGGCCCCGACGGGTCCTCGATACCGAAATCCGGGAAGTCGGACGACCGCGCGCGCTCGGCCGACGACGGGGCCGCCCAGGGGGCGGGCGAGCGGGGGCCCGCCGGGCAGGGCATCGGGGCGGCGGACCCCGTCGCCGGTGGTGACGCCGGTACAGGCGGGGTCTCCGGAGCCGGAGGTACGAGCGCGGATGTCGGCACGAAACCCGGGTCGGGTTCAGGGTCAGGCTCGGGTGCTGGCTCGTCCGGAGCCACGTCGGGCACGAGCACCGGAACCGGTTCCGGCTCGACCGGCTCCAGCGCCGGCACCACCGCGGCCCGCACCACCGCGCCGGCCGCCTCCGGATCCAGCACCGCGAAGAAGAACCCTTACACCGCCGCCCAAGTGTGCGGCTCCGGCTACTCCGAGATCGACAGCCACACCCTGACCAGCGGCTCCACGACGGCGAAGATCGTGTTGATGTACAACGGTGGCACCAACTGCGTGGTCACGCTGAAGTCCGGCGCCGGCGTCGGCGCGGCCCAGTCGATGGCGGCCTGGGTGCAGGCACAGAACGGTTCGTCGAAGGTGACCGACTCGGGTTCCTACCAGTACTACGCCGGTCCGACCAAGGTGTCCGCGAAGGCGATCTGCGTGAAGTGGGGCGGCAGCCTCGGCAGCGTCTCCTGGAGCAGCGACTGGTCCCACTGCGGCTGA
- a CDS encoding SDR family oxidoreductase, giving the protein MTAIEGAVVLVTGGSRGLGRAFVDAAYARGAKKIYATARNPRDVTHPGAVPLALEVTDPAAVAAVAEAAGDVTILINNAAGYVAAPFFDGDVDAIRREFETNFYGPLRMTQAFAPAIEANGGGHILNVASVLSWFALGGSYAASKAALWSLTNSLRLELHPRGVGVTSLHVGYIDTDMAAAVTASKADPREVADLALDGVEAGAFEVLADDTTRQVKAALAGDLAALYPELAA; this is encoded by the coding sequence CGTGCTGGTCACCGGGGGCAGCCGCGGGCTCGGGCGGGCGTTCGTCGACGCCGCCTATGCCCGCGGCGCGAAGAAGATCTACGCCACCGCCCGAAACCCCCGCGATGTCACCCACCCCGGTGCCGTCCCGCTGGCACTCGAGGTCACCGACCCGGCGGCGGTGGCGGCCGTCGCCGAGGCCGCGGGCGACGTGACGATCCTGATCAACAACGCGGCCGGCTACGTGGCCGCGCCCTTCTTCGACGGTGACGTCGACGCCATCCGGCGGGAGTTCGAGACCAACTTCTACGGGCCGCTGCGGATGACCCAGGCGTTCGCGCCCGCCATCGAGGCGAACGGGGGCGGCCACATCCTCAACGTCGCCTCGGTCCTGTCCTGGTTCGCGCTCGGCGGCTCGTACGCGGCGTCCAAGGCGGCGCTGTGGTCGCTGACGAACTCGCTGCGCCTCGAGCTGCACCCGCGCGGTGTCGGCGTGACCAGCCTGCACGTCGGATACATCGACACCGACATGGCGGCCGCCGTCACCGCCTCGAAGGCCGACCCGCGCGAGGTCGCCGACCTGGCCCTCGACGGCGTCGAGGCGGGCGCGTTCGAGGTCCTCGCGGACGACACCACCCGCCAGGTCAAGGCCGCCCTCGCCGGCGACCTGGCCGCCCTCTACCCAGAGCTGGCCGCCTAG